One window of Anaerobaca lacustris genomic DNA carries:
- a CDS encoding retropepsin-like aspartic protease: MKTAKQTAARRACAGVLIVLLTLVSALSASTEGWQRRDVDWQAGGGRRIKGIHHPEDRPVPLQSPRRESAERSGRRSMTLYSAPAGPATAALTGEMLVESPPVDGFVPWIAVSVTTRRKAELEFEADVETSVRGSYPAGVNPQTDYIIGLFDTGASAHVMGYADGLRAGVYPGLLTANETIISGVTGSVVASVTKPLALFIDGLGAIDPETLLLDSSNMMGESNVAIMVGQNPGPLPDLPTAIGAPMSVYYTTVIRNDRMLTVERNGVTFTAPDIRLYETGDPQAPRFSTVIPLELRPLGGISVQYIPTLDMGLGGLDLDDILGGGFGSDFPPASPSIIIGNSSQSLFFVHSVDLHDGEQSAMDKNRFMLDTGAQVTVVGSRIAARLQLDPSEPEFEVEIQGVTGDITMAPGYYVDAIDIPALGQWFRARQIPVVLLDISSPEGGTLDGIIGMNLFVDFNLIVRGGGLFLDDDPALELQRIVPGQEADADAGN, encoded by the coding sequence GTGAAGACCGCAAAGCAGACAGCAGCCCGACGGGCGTGCGCCGGGGTCCTCATCGTCTTGTTGACCCTCGTCTCGGCCCTCTCGGCCTCCACCGAAGGCTGGCAGCGTCGAGACGTCGATTGGCAGGCCGGAGGCGGCCGGCGGATCAAGGGCATCCATCATCCCGAAGATCGCCCTGTCCCGCTGCAATCACCCAGACGGGAATCGGCCGAACGCTCGGGCCGCCGGAGCATGACCCTCTATTCGGCGCCCGCCGGGCCGGCCACGGCCGCCCTGACGGGCGAGATGCTCGTCGAGTCGCCCCCTGTCGATGGTTTCGTGCCGTGGATCGCGGTCTCCGTCACCACGCGGCGCAAAGCCGAACTGGAGTTCGAGGCCGACGTGGAGACGTCCGTCCGAGGCAGCTATCCCGCCGGGGTGAACCCGCAGACCGACTACATTATAGGACTGTTCGACACCGGGGCCAGCGCCCACGTGATGGGCTACGCAGACGGCCTGCGGGCAGGGGTCTATCCCGGCCTGCTCACGGCCAATGAGACCATCATCAGCGGAGTCACCGGATCGGTGGTCGCCTCCGTGACCAAGCCGCTGGCTCTCTTCATCGACGGCCTGGGCGCGATCGACCCAGAGACGCTGCTGCTCGACTCCTCCAATATGATGGGCGAGAGCAATGTGGCTATCATGGTCGGACAGAACCCGGGGCCCCTTCCCGACCTGCCAACGGCCATCGGCGCGCCGATGAGCGTCTACTACACCACGGTGATCCGCAACGACCGGATGCTGACCGTCGAACGCAACGGCGTGACCTTCACGGCCCCGGATATCCGGCTGTACGAGACGGGTGACCCGCAGGCCCCCCGCTTCTCGACGGTGATCCCCCTGGAACTGCGTCCGCTCGGCGGTATCAGCGTGCAGTACATCCCCACCCTCGACATGGGTCTGGGCGGCCTGGACCTCGACGACATTCTGGGCGGCGGCTTCGGGTCGGACTTCCCGCCGGCCAGCCCCTCCATCATCATCGGGAACTCGTCGCAGAGCCTTTTCTTCGTTCACAGCGTCGATCTCCATGACGGGGAACAGAGCGCAATGGACAAGAATCGCTTCATGCTCGACACCGGCGCCCAGGTCACCGTGGTCGGGTCGCGGATCGCCGCCCGTCTGCAACTCGACCCATCGGAGCCGGAGTTCGAGGTCGAGATTCAGGGCGTCACCGGCGACATCACCATGGCGCCGGGCTACTACGTCGACGCGATCGACATCCCCGCGCTGGGCCAGTGGTTCCGGGCCCGGCAGATCCCCGTCGTCCTGCTGGACATCTCCTCCCCGGAAGGCGGAACGCTCGACGGGATCATCGGCATGAACCTGTTCGTCGATTTCAATCTGATCGTGCGGGGAGGCGGCCTGTTCCTCGATGACGACCCGGCGTTGGAGCTTCAGCGTATCGTGCCCGGCCAGGAAGCGGATGCGGACGCAGGCAACTGA